A part of Canis lupus familiaris isolate Mischka breed German Shepherd chromosome 4, alternate assembly UU_Cfam_GSD_1.0, whole genome shotgun sequence genomic DNA contains:
- the LOC119876218 gene encoding nuclear envelope pore membrane protein POM 121-like, which produces MLSAPQAQASLTSASTLGRLPAYVPQLRLVTPGPVAAPSCGQDVSAVKRAWSAREEEDPALTEPPDARRRCPKGAGAAQPAFRPFGVDRSLCSFVPRPGPLHRSLPAERAADAADNKSHTSSRSSCSTRNAISSSYSSTREFPSVQRRRGPARRQGRLPPRPPGKVSQDSPSCPAAPPVPCQMKNQRQQEAGATTGQKEPCKDRSPTSDCSRPRRRKIPLLPHRPGGPVRLPPAPELGFRVTAVDLDGEKKAALQRIDRALRGEVEGVSRCGSRCPSSALPRPAARAVVLPAVAPAPGLSAQRAEQDSPGPLAVLSPGGGAVSVPPLSRGEPSSPGATSCLSQPLPGTCARSSPPAPCTLLASASCPGWGSGRADLCAEAPDPSRPAPCSASGLACARSSPAPGCSIPAAAAESLRPPRVKRGRHCPRMGGEGGGSLPTNWVSGLTDASCAFPAVTSTSRTQCPSPMCVDCPVFSSRSSPPAVGPRAPPSRSLPVTCAVPSSPSSGTSAGLAPQPASDGQVTPMDCTPPCQPLLLGSPPGSSGSFFPSAQALPMPSRDSMGSVTATTGLHTLGLWSHSPPGNRPRGNPGTPAQPTFGATDGQCQGATSLRSAVPYGQRAAPASTAAVVLTSALGRLSLGSATQVAFGGSSPTSCTSGTHAGTQPGVAATPAVVPPGTATAPSSMTNAGPNSRQPCPIAGGASPAPLSLGVGAAPAGLGRRQAAPGRKRTFGALSVTPQTSGAPSGTHRSGDSLGPNTRGHPCGSTPITTARASTQHNPVSGAPKAPRVSPSPRHLAAQRPPRPSPEPSSTASEATCRVAWVPGPTPPGAASVLSTARSSPATTSPSSAAQGSGSRKRAAPGHKSFASTSQSTLLGSRRKMRA; this is translated from the coding sequence ATGCTGTCAGCCCCCCAAGCACAGGCGTCCCTCACCTCCGCGTCCACCCTGGGCAGACTCCCTGCCTACGTGCCGCAGCTGCGGCTGGTCACCCCGGGGCCAGTGGCAGCACCCAGCTGTGGCCAAGACGTCTCCGCAGTGAAGAGGGCGTGGAGCGCCCGGGAGGAGGAGgaccctgccctcacagagcccCCAGATGCTCGGAGAAGGTGCCCTAAAGGTGCCGGGGCAGCACAGCCGGCATTCAGGCCCTTCGGTGTGGACAGAAGCCTGTGTTCCTTCGTgcccaggcctgggcctctgcACAGAAGCCTCCCCGCAGAGAGAGCAGCCGACGCAGCAGACAACAAGTCCCACACGTCCAGCAGGAGCTCGTGCAGCACTCGAAATGCCATCAGCAGCTCCTACAGCTCCACCAGGGAGTTCCCGTCCGTGCAGAGGAGGAGGGGTCCAGCCAGAAGACAGGGCCGGCTGCCCCCGAGGCCCCCAGGGAAAGTCAGCCAAGACAGCCCCTCGTGTCCCGCTGCGCCTCCTGTGCCCTGCCAGATGAAGAACCAGCGCCAGCAGGAGGCAGGTGCCACCACGGGGCAGAAAGAACCCTGCAAGGACCGCTCACCCACGTCTGACTGCTCCAGGCCCCGAAGACGCAAGATCCCTCTGCTGCCACACAGGCCAGGGGGTCCTGTGCGGCTGCCGCCAGCCCCTGAGCTCGGCTTTCGAGTCACCGCTGTGGACCTAGACGGGGAGAAGAAAGCCGCCCTCCAGCGCATCGACCGTGCTCTGCGAGGGGAGGTGGAGGGCGTCTCGAGGTGCGGCTCCAGGTGCCCTTCCAGTGCCTTGCCCAGGCCTGCTGCTCGGGCCGTTGTACTGCCAGCTGTCGCTCCAGCCCCTGGCCTGAGTGCACAGCGGGCGGAGCAGGACTCCCCGGGTCCCCTGGCTGTCCTGTCGCCTGGTGGAGGGGCTGTCTCTGTGCCGCCTCTGTCTCGGGGGGAGCCCAGCTCCCCTGGCGCCACCTCCTGCCTGTCACAGCCCCTCCCTGGCACCTGTGCACGATCCTCACCTCCAGCCCCATGCACCTTGctggcctctgcttcctgcccGGGATGGGGATCGGGCAGGGCTGACCTGTGTGCCGAGGCCCCGGACCCCTCCAGgcctgctccctgctctgcatCAGGCCTGGCGTGTGCACGGAGCAGCCCAGCTCCTGGCTGTTCCATTCCCGCAGCTGCTGCAGAGTCCCTGCGCCCCCCCAGGGTGAAGCGCGGCAGGCACTGCCCTCGGATGGGAGGCGAGGGAGGGGGCTCTCTGCCAACCAACTGGGTCAGCGGTTTAACGGATGCCAGCTGTGCCTTCCCCGCTGTTACCAGCACCTCCAGAACGCAGTGCCCTAGCCCCATGTGTGTTGACTGTCCCGTGTTCAGCTCCCGGAGCTCCCCTCCCGCCGTGGGGCCTCGTGCCCCCCCTTCCAGGAGCCTGCCGGTCACTTGTGCTGTCCCTTCCAGCCCCTCAAGCGGCACATCCGCAGGCTTGGCTCCCCAGCCAGCCTCTGACGGCCAGGTCACCCCCATGGACTGCACTCCCCCTTGCCAGCCTCTGCTCTTGGGGTCTCCCCCTGGCTCCAGTGGGAGCTTCTTTCCATCTGCCCAGGCCCTTCCGATGCCCTCCAGAGACAGCATGGGCTCAGTCACAGCCACCACTGGCCTGCACACGCTGGGGCTCTGGAGCCACAGCCCACCTGGGAACCGTCCCCGTGGGAACCCAGGAACCCCAGCTCAGCCCACATTCGGGGCCACTGACGGGCAGTGTCAGGGAGCCACCAGCCTTCGCAGCGCTGTCCCCTATGGACAACGGGCAGCTCCAGCCTCAACCGCTGCCGTGGTCCTGACCTCGGCTCTAGGCCGGCTCTCCTTGGGCAGCGCCACACAGGTGGCTTTCGGGGGTTCCTCGCCCACCTCCTGCACCTCGGGGACCCATGCTGGCACCCAGCCAGGCGTTGCTGCCACCCCAGCTGTCGTGCCCCCCGGCACGGCCACCGCCCCTAGCTCCATGACCAATGCTGGGCCCAACAGCCGGCAGCCCTGCCCAATAGCTGGCGGTGCAAGCCCAGCCCCCTTGAGCTTGGGGGTTGGCGCAGCCCCCGCAGGCTTGGGGAGGAGACAGGCTGCCCCAGGTCGGAAGCGCACCTTTGGAGCTCTCAGCGTGACGCCACAAACCAGCGGGGCCCCGAGCGGCACACACCGCTCTGGGGACAGCTTGGGCCCGAACACCCGGGGCCACCCTTGCGGGAGCACCCCCATCACCACCGCCCGAGCCAGCACTCAACACAACCCTGTGTCTGGAGCCCCGAAAGCCCCTCGTGTGAGTCCCAGCCCGAGGCACTTAGCGGCTCAGAGGCCCCCgaggcccagcccagagcccagcagcaCTGCCAGCGAGGCCACCTGCAGGGTCGCGTGGGTCCCAGGCCCTACTCCTCCCGGCGCtgcctctgtgctgagcacagccAGGAGCAGCCCTGCCACAACGAGCCCCTCGTCAGCTGCCCAGGGCTCGGGGAGTCGCAAAAGAGCTGCACCGGGCCACAAGTCATTTGCCTCCACCTCGCAATCCACTCTTTTGGGGTCTAGGAGGAAAATGCGGGCCTGA